A genomic segment from Juglans regia cultivar Chandler chromosome 14, Walnut 2.0, whole genome shotgun sequence encodes:
- the LOC109000299 gene encoding U-box domain-containing protein 38-like yields MVGNGKHKWKISFHRPSSNSKMDPKQPSKDFICPVSGSLMFDPVVVSSGQTFERVSVQVCRDIGYSPMLEDGSRPDFTTVIQNLAIRSTILNWCQSSGTELPRAPDYRSVERIVRAAMAEDGHSGSEFGVSERELLKGVADKPPVIFSHAATELGHRVNHFYSTSSEEPVTIAASPATPLPLTTRPACFSSPCSSSEIVENESQTLNPDSSTPEEEQYLAKLMSPQVFEQEEAVVSLRNLTRIREDLRVSLCNTRILSAIRPLISSKYATVQTNAIALLVNLSLAKRNKVQIVRSGFVPHLIDVLRGGVSESQEHAAGALFSLALEEENQMAIGVMGALAPLMYSLRSENERTRQDSALALYHTTLIQSNRVKLVKLGAVPTLLAMTRAANSASRVLLILCNLALCTEGKSAMLDGNAVECLVGLLRKGEVESEATRENCVAALWALSQGGMRFKGLAKEARAGEVLREIVETGSERAREKAKRILQMLRGREDEAAAEDFDGILDSGVGVSRSRHRVAGTRSLYGPNSTTF; encoded by the coding sequence ATGGTTGGCAATGGTAAACACAAGTGGAAGATCTCGTTTCACCGCCCAAGCTCCAACTCCAAGATGGATCCCAAACAGCCCAGCAAGGATTTCATCTGCCCCGTTTCCGGGTCCCTCATGTTCGACCCCGTCGTCGTTTCTTCCGGTCAAACCTTCGAGCGCGTTTCCGTACAAGTCTGCCGGGATATTGGGTACTCACCGATGCTCGAAGACGGGTCTCGACCTGATTTCACCACAGTGATCCAGAATTTGGCCATCAGATCCACCATCCTCAACTGGTGCCAGAGTTCGGGTACGGAGCTCCCTCGCGCGCCGGATTATCGCTCCGTGGAGCGGATTGTACGCGCGGCTATGGCTGAGGATGGGCATTCGGGTTCCGAGTTTGGGGTTTCGGAGAGGGAGTTGCTCAAGGGCGTGGCGGATAAACCGCCGGTTATTTTCTCTCACGCGGCGACCGAGTTGGGTCACCGAGTCAACCACTTCTACTCGACATCGTCGGAAGAGCCGGTCACCATCGCGGCGAGTCCGGCCACTCCTTTGCCTCTCACAACTCGGCCTGCGTGCTTCTCGTCCCCTTGTTCTTCATCCGAAATCGTGGAAAACGAAAGCCAAACTCTAAACCCTGATTCTTCGACTCCCGAAGAGGAACAATACCTCGCGAAGCTGATGAGTCCCCAGGTGTTCGAGCAAGAAGAAGCTGTGGTTTCACTAAGAAATCTCACAAGGATCAGAGAGGATCTCAGGGTTTCTCTCTGTAATACTCGGATTCTCTCCGCCATCCGACCGTTGATCTCGTCCAAATATGCCACCGTACAGACCAACGCCATCGCTTTGTTGGTGAATCTATCTCTCGCGAAGCGAAACAAGGTCCAGATCGTGAGGTCAGGATTCGTCCCGCACCTAATCGATGTATTGCGAGGCGGAGTCAGTGAATCCCAGGAGCACGCGGCCGGTGCACTCTTCAGCTTAGCGTTGGAGGAAGAGAACCAGATGGCAATCGGAGTGATGGGAGCTCTGGCGCCGTTAATGTACTCGCTGAGGTCCGAGAATGAGCGGACTCGGCAAGACTCGGCGCTGGCACTGTACCATACGACCCTGATACAGAGCAACAGGGTGAAGCTGGTGAAGCTCGGAGCCGTGCCGACGCTGTTGGCAATGACGAGGGCGGCGAACTCAGCAAGCAGGGTGCTGTTGATCTTATGCAATCTGGCGTTGTGCACGGAGGGGAAGTCGGCGATGCTGGACGGGAATGCGGTGGAATGCTTAGTGGGGCTGTTGAGAAAGGGAGAAGTGGAGTCGGAGGCGACTCGGGAGAACTGCGTGGCGGCATTGTGGGCGCTGAGTCAGGGGGGCATGAGGTTCAAGGGGCTGGCGAAGGAGGCGCGAGCAGGGGAGGTGTTGAGGGAGATAGTGGAGACGGGGAGCGAGAGGGCGAGAGAGAAAGCCAAGAGGATATTGCAGATgttgagagggagagaggatgAGGCGGCGGCGGAAGACTTTGACGGAATCTTAGACTCCGGAGTCGGGGTTAGTCGGAGCCGCCACCGAGTAGCCGGTACGAGGAGCTTGTACGGTCCTAACTCCACGAccttttga